One Falco naumanni isolate bFalNau1 chromosome 15, bFalNau1.pat, whole genome shotgun sequence DNA segment encodes these proteins:
- the IRF8 gene encoding interferon regulatory factor 8: MCDRNGGRRLRQWLIEQIDSELYPGLIWENEEKTMFRIPWKHAGKQDYNQEVDASIFKAWAVFKGKFKEGDKAEPATWKTRLRCALNKSPDFEEVTDRSQLDISEPYKVYRIVPEEEQKCKAGVANGNSLNEVTEMDCSSSAIDDLIKEPPCVDEYLGIIKRSPSPPQETCRNPPIPDWWVQQPSPALPLMNGYSSYEQHRSGYSQMVISFYYGGRLVGHITTSCTEGCRISLSQPSSHGEKLYAPDALEHVRFPSADAIQNDRQKQITKKLFGHLERGVLLHSSKEGVFIKRLCQGRVFWSGNTMIYKDRPNKLDRDEVVKIFDTDLFFKELQQYYNNQGRFPDSRVILCFGEEFPDAVPLRCKLILVQVEQLCVRQVVEEAGKTCSSSPMLPIADETQHDQVYRIFQEICATHQRPLFRENQQIAV, from the exons GGCGGGCGGCGGCTCCGGCAGTGGCTGATTGAGCAGATTGACAGTGAGCTCTACCCTGGGCTCATCTGGGAGAATGAGGAGAAAACCATGTTCCGCATCCCATGGAAACATGCTGGGAAGCAGGATTACAACCAGGAGGTGGATGCTTCTATTTTCAAG gCCTGGGCTGTTTTCAAAGGCAAGTTCAAAGAGGGTGACAAAGCAGAGCCAGCCACGTGGAAGACACGGCTGCGCTGTGCTTTGAACAAGAGTCCTGATTTCGAGGAGGTGACAGACAGGTCCCAGCTGGACATCTCTGAGCCCTACAAGGTCTACAGGATTGTGccagaggaggaacagaaat GCAAAGCTGGCGTTGCCAATGGGAACAGCCTGAACGAAGTCACGGAGATGGACTGCAGTTCCTCTGCCATAGATGACCTCATTAAAGAG CCTCCCTGTGTAGATGAATACCTGGGCATCATCAAGAGAAGCCCCTCGCCCCCCCAGGAGACATGCAGAAACCCCCCAATACCTGACTGGTgggtgcagcagcccagcccag CATTGCCCCTGATGAACGGATACTCCAGCTATGAGCAGCATCGTTCAG GTTACTCCCAGATGGTGATCAGCTTCTACTACGGCGGGAGGCTGGTGGGCCACATCACCACCTCGTGCACGGAGGGCTGCCGCATCTCGCTCAGCCAGCCCTCCAGCCACGGAGAGAAGCTCTACGCCCCAGATGCCTTGGAGCATGTACGGTTCCCCTCAGCTGATGCCATCCAGAATGACCGCCAGAAGCAGATCACCAAGAAGCTCTTTGGGCACCTGGAGAGGGGTgtcctgctgcacagcagcaaggagggcGTCTTCATCaagaggctgtgccagggcagggtctTCTGGAGTGGGAACACCATGATCTACAAGGACAGGCCCAACAAACTGGACCGGGATGAGGTGGTGAAGATATTTGACACAGACTTATTCTTCAAAG AGCTGCAGCAGTATTACAACAACCAGGGCCGCTTCCCAGACAGCAGAGTCATACTGTGCTTCGGAGAGGAGTTCCCGGATGCAGTGCCGCTGCGGTGTAAGCTCATCCTTGTCCAG GTGGAGCAGCTGTGTGTCaggcaggtggtggaggaggctggcaagacctgcagcagcagccccatgcTCCCCATAGCTGATGAGACACAGCATGACCAGGTGTACAGGATCTTCCAGGAGATCTGTGCAACGCATCAGCGGCCGCTCTTCAGAGAAAACCAACAGATTGCTGTCTGA